A portion of the Hyphomicrobiaceae bacterium genome contains these proteins:
- a CDS encoding RHS repeat-associated core domain-containing protein, which yields MSQSGNLIGTYTYNGREQLATRVITNSGSANGTTYFVHDQWGNIIAELDATGSTVREYIWMPEAEIAPTRGSRTTVDRPVAVVSNVATTPALLMVHVDQLNRPVKMTDATGAVVWSALYSPFGGAYTLSGAETLNARFPGQWFQLEAGLHYNWHRHYDPSLGRYTQPDPLGFIDGPSVFAYGRSSPEIGVDLNGLETAVITGGPVPGNPFGHTALACTKCGVHSFGTRTPPGSSTSNYVTSQSRKRDQTIQILPTTPDEEKCIRDYLNTLSPNLPDTLLTTDTCACRTLEALRRCTSFDLSGVGCMFPASTFRIIQRSTTRTLRIPKGGPPPNLFDFNK from the coding sequence GTGTCGCAGTCGGGCAACCTCATCGGCACCTACACCTACAATGGCCGTGAACAGCTCGCGACCCGGGTGATCACGAACTCGGGCTCGGCCAACGGCACGACATACTTCGTTCATGACCAGTGGGGCAATATCATCGCGGAGCTCGATGCGACGGGCTCAACCGTGCGCGAGTACATCTGGATGCCGGAGGCCGAGATCGCGCCGACGCGCGGGTCACGCACGACCGTTGATCGTCCGGTCGCGGTGGTCTCCAACGTCGCCACCACGCCGGCGCTGCTCATGGTGCACGTCGATCAGCTCAACCGGCCCGTGAAGATGACGGATGCCACGGGCGCGGTCGTCTGGTCGGCTCTCTACAGCCCGTTCGGCGGCGCCTACACGCTCTCAGGTGCCGAAACCCTCAACGCCCGCTTCCCCGGACAGTGGTTCCAGTTAGAAGCAGGCTTGCACTACAACTGGCACAGGCATTACGATCCCAGCCTCGGCCGCTACACCCAGCCCGACCCGCTGGGGTTTATAGATGGCCCGAGTGTGTTTGCGTATGGGCGGAGTTCGCCGGAAATTGGGGTAGACCTCAACGGACTGGAAACGGCGGTGATAACCGGCGGCCCGGTACCTGGAAATCCGTTTGGCCATACAGCGCTAGCTTGCACCAAATGTGGTGTTCATAGCTTTGGAACTAGAACTCCCCCCGGGTCAAGCACTTCAAATTACGTAACTTCGCAGTCGAGAAAGAGAGATCAAACCATACAAATTCTCCCAACAACGCCCGACGAGGAAAAGTGCATTCGCGACTACCTCAACACGTTGTCACCCAATCTTCCTGATACATTGCTCACCACTGACACGTGCGCCTGCCGTACGCTCGAAGCGCTAAGACGATGCACTTCATTCGATCTTAGTGGTGTTGGGTGCATGTTCCCGGCATCCACTTTCCGGATTATCCAACGAAGCACGACTCGCACGTTGCGCATTCCCAAGGGCGGACCGCCGCCCAATCTATTCGATTTCAACAAGTGA